One Capsicum annuum cultivar UCD-10X-F1 chromosome 2, UCD10Xv1.1, whole genome shotgun sequence genomic window carries:
- the LOC107858055 gene encoding probable purine permease 10 isoform X1 — protein sequence MGDSPAIVQSQVQAGDQAKGEGMTSENGTELVQNKWWIQMVIYSIFVLCSQSIGTLLGRLYFEKGGNSKWLATLVQTIGFPILIPFLLITSTKTNSNKNIEIKKPPFLIVASLYTLLGLFIAGDCMLYTIGLQYLPVTTYSLICASQLGFNALFSYFLNKQKFTPYIVNSLVILTVSSSLLVLHNDDSGEHSNKTSRRKYMFGFLSTIAASAGGALMLCITQLALQKIFKRESFRLIVEMSVYQSITATMAILIGLFASGEWKKLDKEMNEYKLGKILYVLNLIGTAISWQFFTVGSIGLIFKVSSLFSNVISILGLPVAPVLAVIFLNDKLTGIKVMSMLLAIWGFVSYMYQHYLDDLKDKA from the exons ATGGGGGATTCTCCAGCAATAGTGCAATCACAAGTACAAG CAGGTGACCAAGCAAAAGGGGAAGGAATGACCTCTGAGAATGGAACTGAATTGGTACAAAACAAATGGTGGATCCAAATGGTCATTTATTCAATATTTGTTCTATGTAGCCAATCTATAGGTACACTCTTAGGCagattatattttgaaaaaggagGAAATAGCAAATGGTTAGCCACATTAGTACAAACTATAGGCTTCCCAATTCTCATCCCTTTCCTTTTAATCACATCAACAAAAactaatagtaataaaaatattgaaattaaaaaacCACCATTCCTAATTGTTGCTTCACTTTACACTTTGCTAGGTTTATTCATAGCTGGAGATTGTATGTTATATACAATTGGTCTACAATATCTCCCTGTCACTACTTATTCACTTATTTGTGCTAGTCAATTAGGATTCAATGCCCTTTTTTCATACTTcctaaataaacaaaaattcacTCCTTACATAGTCAACTCATTAGTAATTCTCACTGTATCCTCTTCTCTCCTCGTCCTCCATAACGATGATTCTGGAGAACATTCAAATAAAACATCTAGACGAAAATATATGTTTGGATTTTTGTCCACCATAGCTGCATCTGCTGGCGGCGCATTGATGCTCTGTATTACACAACTCGCGCTTCAGAAAATCTTTAAGAGGGAGAGTTTTCGTTTAATTGTAGAAATGTCAGTTTACCAGTCGATAACTGCGACTATGGCAATATTAATAGGGCTTTTCGCTAGTGGAGAGTGGAAAAAATTGGACAAAGAAATGAACGAGTATAAATTAGGgaaaattttatatgttttaaatttaattgGGACAGCTATTTCTTGGCAATTTTTTACAGTTGGTTCAATAGGGCTAATTTTCAAagtatcttcattattttcaaatgTGATTAGTATTTTAGGTTTGCCTGTGGCTCCTGTTTTGGCTGTGATATTTCTTAATGACAAGTTGACTGGTATCAAAGTAATGTCAATGTTATTGGCTATTTGGGGTTTTGTATCATATATGTATCAGCATTACCTTGATGATTTGAAGGACAAAGCTTAA
- the LOC107858055 gene encoding probable purine permease 10 isoform X2 produces the protein MGDSPAIVQSQVQGDQAKGEGMTSENGTELVQNKWWIQMVIYSIFVLCSQSIGTLLGRLYFEKGGNSKWLATLVQTIGFPILIPFLLITSTKTNSNKNIEIKKPPFLIVASLYTLLGLFIAGDCMLYTIGLQYLPVTTYSLICASQLGFNALFSYFLNKQKFTPYIVNSLVILTVSSSLLVLHNDDSGEHSNKTSRRKYMFGFLSTIAASAGGALMLCITQLALQKIFKRESFRLIVEMSVYQSITATMAILIGLFASGEWKKLDKEMNEYKLGKILYVLNLIGTAISWQFFTVGSIGLIFKVSSLFSNVISILGLPVAPVLAVIFLNDKLTGIKVMSMLLAIWGFVSYMYQHYLDDLKDKA, from the exons ATGGGGGATTCTCCAGCAATAGTGCAATCACAAGTACAAG GTGACCAAGCAAAAGGGGAAGGAATGACCTCTGAGAATGGAACTGAATTGGTACAAAACAAATGGTGGATCCAAATGGTCATTTATTCAATATTTGTTCTATGTAGCCAATCTATAGGTACACTCTTAGGCagattatattttgaaaaaggagGAAATAGCAAATGGTTAGCCACATTAGTACAAACTATAGGCTTCCCAATTCTCATCCCTTTCCTTTTAATCACATCAACAAAAactaatagtaataaaaatattgaaattaaaaaacCACCATTCCTAATTGTTGCTTCACTTTACACTTTGCTAGGTTTATTCATAGCTGGAGATTGTATGTTATATACAATTGGTCTACAATATCTCCCTGTCACTACTTATTCACTTATTTGTGCTAGTCAATTAGGATTCAATGCCCTTTTTTCATACTTcctaaataaacaaaaattcacTCCTTACATAGTCAACTCATTAGTAATTCTCACTGTATCCTCTTCTCTCCTCGTCCTCCATAACGATGATTCTGGAGAACATTCAAATAAAACATCTAGACGAAAATATATGTTTGGATTTTTGTCCACCATAGCTGCATCTGCTGGCGGCGCATTGATGCTCTGTATTACACAACTCGCGCTTCAGAAAATCTTTAAGAGGGAGAGTTTTCGTTTAATTGTAGAAATGTCAGTTTACCAGTCGATAACTGCGACTATGGCAATATTAATAGGGCTTTTCGCTAGTGGAGAGTGGAAAAAATTGGACAAAGAAATGAACGAGTATAAATTAGGgaaaattttatatgttttaaatttaattgGGACAGCTATTTCTTGGCAATTTTTTACAGTTGGTTCAATAGGGCTAATTTTCAAagtatcttcattattttcaaatgTGATTAGTATTTTAGGTTTGCCTGTGGCTCCTGTTTTGGCTGTGATATTTCTTAATGACAAGTTGACTGGTATCAAAGTAATGTCAATGTTATTGGCTATTTGGGGTTTTGTATCATATATGTATCAGCATTACCTTGATGATTTGAAGGACAAAGCTTAA